In Enoplosus armatus isolate fEnoArm2 chromosome 12, fEnoArm2.hap1, whole genome shotgun sequence, the DNA window ATTGATGCTACTTGAAATGTTGTCTTTTGGCCCATATTTTACACTCTTTTACACACCTTTATTTAACATCCAGGCTGACGTGAAGATCCCAGGTTTGCCTCTGAAGGTGGTCATGGAGGCTATCCAACAGGCCACAGGTAAGTTCAAATGGCAGTGAAACAGAACATTTCACACTAAAGGACAAAGTGTGTACATATGTTTGGTGGTTTTATGGACTTTCTTTCAATATTATTATGTTCCAGTGGCAAAGAGGGAAATCTTGGGCATCATGAACAAATGTATAGCAAAACCCAGAGGCATTAGGAAGGAGAATGGACCTGTTGTTGGTAAGTTTTGTGtttcaatatatatatgtgtagaTGTTAAAGGAAGAGGGATAAGTTTGGTTAAACATGTTCTGTTTCAGACGCTTCGAAGGTGCACTAGTTTTCTGAGATAACTGTCTGTAAGACAGGTGGAACTAGATCAGTAGGGATGACGGCTGGACTACTGAGCGGACCATGGCATTAAGATGATACTGCTTATAAAACAATACTGTCTGTTGATAACTGATGTGTGCAAGTTTCATTCTGTCTTCAGAAAATGTCCGAGTGCCTGTTTCCCGACGAGCACGCTTCGTTGGTCCAGGTGGCTACAACCTTCGCAGGCTACAAGCTCAAACAGGTAACCTGTAATCTAAAATTCATATTCAACTCAGAGAACCAACCATGTCTTTGTGAATGAAGtagagtttttacttttttttagaTTGCTACACAATACAGACTTTTTAACAGATTGATGAAACTGTcgatttgttttttcatcttaAGGTGTGACAATAAGTCAAGTGGATGAGGAGACGTTCTCTGTATTCGCTCCAACACCAGGAGCCATGAACGAAGCCCAAGACTTCATCAGTGACATCTGCAAAGATGATGTGAGTCTCCAACAgggacctttttaaaaatactgcatATTTTAGAAAACGTCAAACctataacaaaagaaatcaTGATTGGTGCTTAACAAAGCATATCACAGTACTAAAATAGTATGACATTGTCCTGAACATGAGGTTGTTGTGTATGtatttcatgtacagtatgtgtctacatacatgtgtatttctgtcttGTGTTGCAGCAAGAACAGCAGCTGGAGTTTGGTGCCATCTACACTGCCACCATCATTGAGATAAGGTAAATGAATACATTGTGATGTTTACTGTAAAGCAGTGTTTGATGTCAGTCATCAGCACTATGgataaatcaaacattttagcaTTCAGACACCTTCTGAAaccttttccttctctgctttAGGGACATTGGTGTGATGGTGAAACTTTATCCCAACATGAGTTCTGTCCTGCTGCACAACTCACAACTGGACCACAAACGGGTCAGTAAATCTCCCTCTGCAtactgtttgactgtgtgtccatgtgtctaTGAGCGTTTGAGAATGAAATCACTACTTAAAGgtaatttcttttattttaattttcttcctcttttagATCAAACATCCAAGTGCTTTGGGTTTAGAGGTGGGACAACAGATACAGGTACGTGTCAATAACTAGAGACTGTATTGTTAAAAGTAGCcccctgtgtttacattctggGCTCATTGTCTCAAACAGGTCAAATACTTTGGACGGGACCCAACAGACGGCAGAATGAGACTTTCACGGAAGGTGCTTCAGTCTCCTGCTGCAACTGTTGTCAAGACACTAAGTGAGAAACAGAGCATTTCCATGGGTTCAAACAACAGCCACACAACCAGCAACGATTTGtgacacaccaacacaacagGCTAACTTCTATAAGCCACCGAAGGGGATTTAAACTGAGTAGATTTTGCTACAAATTGTTCTTTTGAGAAATCTACCAAGCCAAGAGCATCAGATCCTGTCACAAACTGAACCAGTGCTGGACATGGATGTGATTAAAATGCGCTGGAGTGAACTGCGGCTCATCAAATACAGTGTCCTGCTGTCATTGTGCTTCAATGGATGTGCACAAACTGAGAAGCACACTTGGATAACGATGAGCAGGAGACGCACGTTTccaaaaagttttatttttaagcatCCACTTTTAtggtgttttgttgtcagattTGCCACCTCAGCTGACAACATCAAGCAGTAAGAGggttttctttcagtttcccCCAACACAGTCAGCTCGAACGGACACTGCAGTCCAACAATGGTTTTCTTATTCACGTGTGATAATACTGCCTCTTGTGGTATGGGAATTCCATATTTGGTGTCCACTAAGCTCCCAGGATCAAGATATGGACAAAGAAAGCAAAGTGGGAGAAATGTACAATTAATTTTATAATATTCCCTTTATGTTGTgttgcatttacagtatatatgagtcatttgtaaataaaacaatcacTAGTTGCTTTGTTACATTCAAATTCACAACCATTTCTAGCAAAAGAAACACCACACACAAGTAAAGAACCAGACTTTAATATAGCCCAACTGTAATTTAATTCCTGTCTGAGTGGCTCTAACAGGGACATAAACAAGGACCTCGTCACCAATTGTAAGTCCCATGAAGACAACTGTTTGATATGTGCAGGGTTCAGCTGGTGATAATCTGAGGGAGAAATGACAGTTTCCTACACCCACAATATGTACAACTCTGAGGCTCAAGAAATGGGAAAATACTCATGTAAGGAGCTGCTGTGTCACACTCTGCCTGGATCTGGTTCCCCCATTGGTGATTTATCTGATAGACTGTAGAATTGTTTACTAAGATAAGAACGGCCTCTGGCAGAATTTGAAGTTACATTCATAACTGAAGTCATAACTACTATGGCAGAAATATGCACCAAATTAAGAAGTTGTTTCCATGGGGTCAAAATTTAGACAATTTTAATACAATTAATTAAACTGTTAATGCATACACTCTTCCATTTACCATATATTGTGAACTGGGTACAGTTTTCTGACTAatgcagagaacagagaaagagtCCTCTGCACTGTACTGATACTGCTTGGAGCATTATCAGTTTTATAAGAACTGTCCTCCTTTGGGCAGGGAAAGTACAGTACTTACTTATTGCAGCATGGAGTGTTTTGTTCTAGGCTGGAGGACCTTTGGGATGCTCAATATCTGTACTAATAAACTGAGGTGGTATTGAAATCATTGTTGTCTGTTTGGCTTACTGGTCCGGAGGGCAATTGCTTGAAAAAACTTAATGTCGAGCTCTCTGGTCCTAGATGTTCATGAATTTCATTAATTCGTTAAAAAAAATGGTGTGAACCGCtgttctttttcagttttaaccATTTAAAATCCACTGGTTAGTACAATGGTGCTATAGTGCCTTTGTTTAAATTAAGTAGTTAGCATAGTGCCGTATTTTAATAGCTATTCATTGACAAGCATCTAAAAGAAACGGCAGTTATTgttgtttctccctctgtgtaCATCATGGCTGTTACTTTTGCAGCCTGTAGGTGGCGCGATGAGCTCCTGGTGCTGCGGTTTTGCCATTGGATGATGTCGCTCGGAGGAGGAGACCCCGCGGCAGTTAGCGCTTGATTGACGtcgaagaagaaaaagaacacaAGATCGGATTACAAGATGGCGGTCTGTGGACGTTAGCAAGAAGGCCGTTAGAGTTGTTGTGTTCCCTGTGAATTTTACTGTTTGATATTAGGCCTCCTGTTGAGTTGTTTCACATTGTGAACGTAATATGTTTATGAAATAGCTACTGATACATTTTACTGCTATTGTGAACTTTACTTAGACGTGCATGTTGTATAACATGCGGGTGGACACAAAGTTAACAGGTCGAGGGTAGGAAAACAGACGGGGTGAGGTGATAGCTTGTTAGCAGCCAGCTAGCCTGCTAGCTCCGACTCGGTTAACCATGTCGGACACTCGGCGGCGAGTGAAAGTATATACGCTGAATGAAGACAGGCAGTGGGACGATCGGGGTACCGGACATGTTTCGTCTACCTTTGTTGAACGACTGAAGGGAATATCATTATTAGTTCGGGCCGAATCAGACGGTAAGTCCCCAGTTAGCATAGCCGCATTGACGTTACGTCGGCtagcgttagcatgctaactccTGTTTGTTCGGACAAAATGCTTCAATTGGCCACTACGTATAGTTGGTTAACTTAttgagcttgtttttttaatttacagcaGCATCTGGAAGCAGAGGTTTCAGACTATttgaacaacagcagcacagccttTAGATTAAAGGCTATAATGTATTAAATAGCGGGTGCTAGCAAACTCGTTGGTTTAGCAGGCGACGTGATCTTAGTAGCATGGGGGCCTTCAAAGTCTTAAACGTACAAACTTGTTATTGCTCAGGATAGTAAACCATTATGTGCTCATGTACagatcataaaacataaattatgGTATGGAATTGGAAAAGGCTAGCGGTGGGTAATAAGCCCTTCGGTTGTTAGTTTTAACTTTGTATTGTTGCAACATTGTTTTATTCAGCGTTTTACATTGTCTGCTTGGCGTTAAATGCTCTATGCCAGGCAGATTAATTGCCTTTAACCTTCGTGAAATGgacatgttaacattttgttatatttgttcTGATCATTCGCACTAGCTAGAAAGAGAAAAGTTACtaaaatctttgtgttttaggGTCACTTCTATTGGAGTCGAAGATAAGCCCGAATACTGCATATCAGAAACAACAGGTAAGAATAGATCGCCCGAGTCTGGATCAGCTACAGCCTCTCACATACCTGTTAGGTTCAAATTCTCTGTATTTTCAAAATTAGAGAGTGAAATTTCAATAATTTAAACACTCAGACTTGTTGCTGGTCAATTACTGCTACACTGATACAGTGTAGACAATGGAAATTCAGGATCTGGTCCCAttgtaaacctggaaataagTAATAGGCAGGTCAAACTATTAGTAATTGCAATACCAGCAAACCGGTGTTTCATAATTTTATCAGCCAGTCAGTACCATGACCGAATTATGTAACTGAAACTTGGTTTGATAGAATAgatttgaattaaatgtttccCTTGCATATTGTATGCATTTATGCATTTACAGGCATGAAAGCAATTGTATGTGTTAAGCTAATATGTGGGTATTGGTATTGGTTGGAGTGCTAGACCCAAAATCCAGCATTCcagaaaaagtatgaaaaagaaGCCCATCTCAAATTTCCAGGTCAAGGAGGACAAAGTACTCACATTTCACTTGTTAATTTGGCTCATATCACAATAGAAAAACCCTTACATGTATTGGCACAGAGCATTCatcagagtgtttgttttgagtatGTGGCCTTTATGTGTGTGGATTCATGCAACCATGTTTGAGTGTGTCCTGTGCATATGATAAGCATTTCTTTGTGTAGAGTTTGatgtttctttctcctccttccagGACACGCTGATTGTCTGGTCAGAAGCCGATAATTATGACCTTGCCCTAAGTTTCCAGGAAAAGGCCGGTTGCGATGAGATCTGGGAGAAGATTTGCCAGGTAAagtcaatcttttttttttttttactggggGGTACACAAACATGAATGAGAGAATTTATTGACACTGTCACAACGGGCAAGAGGCAATACTTTGATACTTCTAGTTTAATTTTTCACTTCCTATTTACCATCTATTTATTGCCCAGGTTCAAGGCAAGGACCCTGCCCTGGACATCACCCAGGACCCCATTGATGAGTCGGAGGAGGAGCGCTTTGAGGAGATTCCAGAGACAAGCCACCTGGTGGAGCTCCCTCCTTGCGAGCTAAGTCGACTAGAGGAGATCGCTGACTTGGTTACCTCTGTCCTGTCTTCTCCCATCCGGAGGGAAAAACTTGCTCTGGCCCTGATGAGCGAGGGCTACATCAAGAAACTCCTGGGTCTCTTCAGAGTATGTGAGGACCTGGACAACAGGGAAGGCCTGCATCACCTCTATGAGATTGTCCGGGGTGTCTTGTTCCTCAATAAAGCAGCCCTTTTTGAGGTGATGTTCTCTGACGACTGTATCATGGATGTGGTGGGCTGCCTTGAGTATGACCCAGCGCTGGTTCAGCCTAAACGGCATCGGGAATTCTTGACCAAGACAGCAAAGTTTAAGGAGGTGATTCCTATCACAGACTCTGAGCTGCGGCAGAAGATCCACCAGACCTACCGGGTGCAGTACATCCAGGACATCATCCTCCCCACACCATCTCTCTTTGAGGAGAACTTCCTGTCCACACTCACCTCCTTTATCTTCTTCAACAAGGTGGAGATTGTCAGTATGTTGCAGGTAAGGATCCAATCCAGGTAACTTATATTATTCTTTAAGGCAGAGTTTATCAACACGTCATTGTCTCATAGGTTTTTCCGTACCAAATgtactgcacatacagtattttcctAAATCTTCAATCAGATGCCACTGACTGAAATTTGTTGGTGCAAGAGAACCTGCCCTCCCTGAGGTTCCAGACAATAACATACCACATACTTGATGACAGATGAATAACTGACATTAAATTTATTGATTTCTTATgggaaatgtgaaatgtcaaatCATTTGGGAAATAgatttgtctgtttatttgcaATAATTCGAGTCAGAAATAGATTGAAATGGATACGGATTGTGATAATCTACCTGTACATGTTGTGATCAAATAATGCATACGGCCACTCAGGAGACCATTCAGTTTTTGTCTACAAGTGAAAGTTGTGTCTGTGTATCAAGTTTTGTATTGTGACCATTGAGCtattaaagatataaaataataaaaacatttttgaaaggtCATTCAGCGAATGAGTTAATGTCCATGGTATTGCTTGTAAGTGGATTTTATTATGGAGTTTATGTGACGCATGTGGCAATTGAAAATAATTTGTACCATATAATAATTTCCATGATGCAAACAGTACCTTCATATTCACTTCATATTCAAGTGTTCGGCCTCCTGTGATTTTGTATTTCAGGGTTAATGAGTGGCTGTCTCTAAGAATCATGggtttctctgtgttgttggaATAGGTCACTTTTTGATTCTTGTTGCTGtaaaacttaaaatataaaCTGTTCTGGATTAAGTTTTGTAttcctcctctttttgtctctttgtatttgcatttttttcctcagtatCTTGATTTCTCAACACTGTTTTTCCTGTGCCACAGGAGGACGAGAAGTTCCTAACAGAGGTCTTTGCTCAGCTCACAGATGAAGCCACAGAGGACAGTAAAAGGAGAGAGCTTGTAAGTCAAACAAATGTCAAATCTCCAGACCAGaagttgtgatgttttttttgtggtaaaaTGTAGAAATCTAAACCTTAGTATTGTAATGTCAGCTTTCAttgctgtgaaaatgtaatgtgcTCAGTATTACTGTTCTTGTTCTATGGATTCGTTCTGCTGTCTGTAGTGCCATTTCGGTCGCAAATATTTACTGACTTTTCTGCTCGGCTCTCCATAATGATTTTGATGTGAGTTACCTCTATGAGGTTGTAATACAACAACTTTGGCAACATTATTCATTCAACACTGTATGCTCTCGCTGAGAGCGAAATGGGAAATAATTCATTCTATTGGTCCATGTAGTTTTCACTCATTCAAATTGAGAAAAGCTTCACATCCTGTTATGGAGAAAATGACTGAGCAACGAACCAGAAATGACATTTCCCACTGCTGTACAACATCACAAATGAAACGATGCTTGAGGATAGTGTTTTTGTCAATGACCTTTAactgtttgctttaatgtgTCAAATGCTGACCAACCTTTACATCTGTTttcgtctctctcctcctcaggtgaACTTTGTCAAGgaattttgtgctttttcacAAACGTTGCAGCCACAAAACAGGGACGCTTTCTTCAAAACTCTGGCAAATCTAGGCATTTTACCTGCTCTTGAAATAGTCATGGTATGTTCTGAGCATTACATGAATGGAAATATCTAACTTGGTAATATTAAAACAGTTCTTTGGTTAAACATACTCCACATTTTGTCCCTATTAATAATCAACTTGGGAAACATTTTATGTGTGCAGAATTCTCTCTTTGTTCCTGTTTTCAactcctcctgtttttctcctgttCAGGGAATGGATGACCTGCAGGTGAGGGCAGCAGCTACAGACATCTTCTCTTACCTGGTGGAATTCAGCCCCTCCATGGTCAGGGAGTTTGTCATGCAGGAACCACAGCAGACAGATGACGTAAGCATCTAAACATCACTGTCAACAAGTGTGCTTTTGCTTTTTATATGCCAGGGAGTAGTTTGGTTCAGcctgtacatttacattttataaaattccacacatttaaaaagcacagtATTGTTGTGACAAAAGGAAGAGTTGACTAGAACCTCCACTTCTATACATAAACTTCTATATATTCAGATTGAATTCTAATTTGAATATATAATTTGACTAAAACTGCATAATTTTGACTCTATCTTCCactatgtgtgttttcttttgtttacagGATGTTTTGCTGATAAATGTTGTGATCAAGCAGATGATTTGTGACTCTGACCCAGAGTTAGGAGGGGCTGTCCAGCTGATGGGTCTGCTCAGGACGCTCATTGACCCCGAGAACATGCTGGCCTCCACCAATGTAAGCAGAACAAACGCATACAAGACTTTTAATGGAGAACGGCGATAAAATAATGTATTGATGGCACAAGGATGGTTGAATTGCTGTTAAACCTGATATGGATATCTATTTTCCTAATTTATTTTGCCACCTAAATCATGATGCCCCCCAACACACTGGCCAGTACATTTCAAACCCGTGTTGGCTTAGTCAAAGactaaaacatcagcagcacttATTAAAGCTTCTTgtcatttgtttccttttagAAAACTGAGAAGACAGAATTTCTGAGTTTCTTCTACAAGTACTGCATGCATGTCCTGACTGCTCCTCTGCTGGCCAACACTGCACATGACAAAAACTCAAAAGGTGAGCTGAGGACAGAGGCCTCACGTAAACTGGAGTGTTTCAGACTGTAGGATAAATAGAGAATTTGACTGATTATTCTGTGTCATGGCCTTTCAGATCTGCAGGAGGGATCAACTAAGATCAACCCGGTCTGTCCAGGTGAGTGTTGTGTAACTCAAACGTTAACCATGAAATGCCCAAACGTGCAAATGTCACAGTTCCACAGTATAGTAATATtagattttaatttaatttcagtctcACATTTCTCTCACCTGCAGCCACCAGAAAAGGGTGAAATAAATGACCAGTACCTCTTCATAATGGCTTAAATGATGCAGTTGCTGTTCTATGTTCCAGAGCTGCAAAGTATTATAAccaatgttgttttgtttaaaactgGACTATCAGATATAATTGTCTATTTTAGGATTGCACTCTTGCTTTAAATTGAGAAAAAGGCAGGACTGCAGCTTGGTGTAGATTTTGGAAATGTTGTGTTGCATATTTGTAGTGTCCTGGCGTGAACGTgactttgttgtttattttgtgtagACAACTTCCAGACAGCTCAGCTGCTGGCACTGATCCTGGAGCTTCTGACCTTCTGTGTGGAGCACCACACCTATCATATCAAGACCTACATTATGAACAAAGACCTGCTCAGGAGAGTGCTGGTGCTCATGAACTCAAAACACACTTTCCTTGCTCTTTGTAAGTACCCACATGCACAAATAGTTTTTCACTCGCACATGCGCACacctttctgctgctttgtctttcttcctctaaaTGTTTGTCAATGgttatcatgtttttttaattaacttaCAACCAAGAATACAGTCACAGGTTTTTAACCACACCAGAGCTGTGGATCTGCTATATGCATCCAAAGAACACACTCGCAAAAGCAAACAGCTTCATTTTTTACTaagttgttgtctgtttttgtccaaGGTGCTCTGCGTTTCATGCGTAGGATCATTGGTCTGAAGGATGAGTACTACAACCGCTACATCATCAAAGGAAACCTGTTTGAGCCTGTCATTAATGCCCTGCTGGACAATGGCACCCGATACAACCTCCTCAACTCAGCCATCATAGAGCTCTTTGAGTTCATTAAAGTGGTGTGTAGACACACAAAATATACCTTAAAATGTTCATTAGTATAGAGTGTGTGCACGTGGCACTGAAAGTTCCACCATGTCTTCTCTTTCCAGGAGGACATCAAGTCTCTCATAGCTCACATTGTGGATAACTTCTACAAAGCACTTGAGTCCATTGAGTACGTCCAGACTTTCAAGGGCCTGAAAGGCCGGTACGAGCAGGAAAAAGACAGGCAGAGTCAGAGACTCAACAGGTCAGTAGACTGATTGGACACAAAGGTCAAATTGGTGCACTGATGTTATTAAGCCTTTAAGTATTCCCAGTTCCCACTGCTCCCCCATACATGAAGAAACAGTTTTCttcatcactttttttctgtagatAACTACTTCATGAGGCAATTGTTTTCCCCTGTAGATATCGCAGAGATGCACGGTCGTTGGACGAGGATGAGGAGCTGTGGTTCAatgacgacgacgatgatgacgatGGAGAGGCTGTGGAGAAGAGCCGAATGGAGGATGACTTCTCTGACAGCTACGGCAAGTACATGGAAGCCAAAAAAGGTAAGCTGCTCTGgtattactgtatgtatctTGTATGTTTTTCCCCAGATCGCAACAGCCCTTTAAGTCTGATATTTACAGCCTCTGTTACTGCAGGAGCTGCCAACGGAGCTAATGGTGCCAACAACAATGGGAAAGCTGCTGTGATCCCACCTGCCTCACCAGCCGTCACTCCAAACAACAGTTCAACTTCCTCTGTCAAAACTGTTGCTCTTCCTGCCACACCAGTCGTGAAGGTAAATCATCTCTACAAATATGAGGTGCAGGGTCACCTTGTTTTTAATCCAGTTATTCACTAAACTCACATGTTTGCAGCCACTTTTCAGCCAGCAGCCATTGTCAAACAAGTTTTCCATTTGTTCCACAGCATGTTTCTAGTGTTATCTTTTAGTTAAAGCTGTCCTTCAACAATGCAGACCTGTGGAAATCAttgtgattttttaaaattgtttaattttGCTTTGCTTGTGCAGGCTATGTGGGCATTTTTCTCAATCTTTTTGTTATTTGCTTTAGACTGCTCTGGTTGGTTTGGTGGACTACCCcgatgatgaggatgaagaggaagaagatgaggaggaagaacaggCTCCAAGGAAGCGGCCCCGTCTTAGCTCTTAAGGCTAATTGTCCTCTGTTTGGTCGTGGTGGACGGACACCGAGtccctcccatcctccctcctctggtcGTCTCATTGGTCCTTGGCCTGCCTGTGCTACCTGTCAGTCTCGCTGAGGAGACGGGCAAAGACGAGCTCCCACCTCACTCAGTCCCTCCTGatctctgctcctcttttctccctcagtggaaggagatggagagtTTCTCTTTTGGAAAGAAAGACGGATCAATCTGTTCCTTCAGCCCGCTGATTTTACCTCTTTTTACCAACAGCCTCCTCAAGGAGAGATCCCAAaatctcctttctttctcctgagGAGAAACTCATTGACCCTTTACAAactcatccctcctctctcataTAACACTCTCCCAGCTCTGACCTCCTTCTGAAcaactttctcctcctcatccaccaTCCTACGTACTGACCAGAGAGGCTGCGGTAGAAATAACAGTGCCAAGGCGGTTCccaactctgctctgttgctaTAGCAACTGTAGCAAGGAAGCTGCGGTACTACATCAGCCCCGCAGGAACCCTCACATGTCCTCATTTGAACTCTCCCTTCCATCCTTCTCGAACCCGAACCAATGAGCTCCAGAGACAGAGGAAGCCAGAACACAACCAGCCAGTGTATGAATTGTTCAGCAGGCCAGTCAGGCTAGCAGGACTAGCCGTCATAGTTATAGAAAGCTTGACTGGCTGAAGTAGTGTGTGCCGCCCTGCCACAGAACTGTTCACTTTTGTCGGGGATAGAGGGATCTAGGCAACATAGAAGaagtaaacaaaatgttgaGAGACAAGGGAggtgacaaatgacaaaatgtaccAGGATGAAAACTCCACAGTAAATGAGGCTTAGATCCAGAGGAGCAGGACTCAAACCTTCAAAAGCCATGGCGTCAGTTTGGccaaggcacacacacacacacacacacacacacacgacgtCTCACACACAGGACTGCGCTAGCCAGAAATCCTGTATTTCATGACTTTGTTAAAAAGTACTGtacagatgttatttttttttccttctttttaatcatttgcCCCTGATCTGATGTTCAAAGGGGAGAGAGATTCCTACCTAcctgtgtatttttgttgttgttgcacaaaAGGTGGGGGTCACTGTTCACCCTTTCAGTCCAGTTCATTTGATTCAATGTAAAATGCAGAGAAGTTGCAAATGCTGGTTTTAAAAATAACGTATTAAAACTGCAGTAAAGTCATTTTTGCAGCCAACATTTTCAGGATGTCTGGAGTTTTGTATTTTAGTGGATTTAAGAATTTCGTGGCCTCCATAATGATGCACACGTGgcccagtgtgtgtttggactggGTGACAGACCTGAGCTGTTGGTGCTTTAGAGTAGATTTGGTGCACACTCTTGATTTAGGAGGTTCAACTCTTGGCACCCTTCTCTCAGACAGATCTCAGGTTCAGAGTTCAGTTTGCATCAGAAACAAAAAGCCATCTGTGCACTGTAACACCGCTAGCTGGTCAAACATCTCACGTTTATCACTGAATGCAGATGAGGGGCTTGAGGTGCCAGGGGCTTTTATCCCAGTTTGAAGGTCCAGAATGTTAAGCACCAGTTGATCCAGAAGTATTCAGCTTTGTTCCACAGTTTGCATCTAATGTCAAGTTTTCTTAGGCCTGTCCATAAAAACAGCTCTGCAGATCAAAAATAAGTTGAAGGAAGAAATATTTTTACAGTTAAATTCAAACTCCATGGTTGGATgagctgtttttattattatgaccATTTAACCCCAGCGTTGATGATCAAGTCAAACCGTGTTGTTCAACTGGAGTATTTGACAAAACACGCAGGTTTGGCCGTCAGAAGGTAACGGGACATTTCCGTGTTGGGTTGAATCATTTCTCGTGTTGTATCTTCTCTCCTGGTCTTACCACAAGCACACTGAGATGCAGATGACAGGAATCAAAATTAGCTTAAAAATGCTAGATCACACAGACTTCTGAGTTAAACCACAAGCAGCAGGGTAGGAGCACAAGTCACATGATTATTGCCAATGTGCTTTTCAGGAGTTCAGCAGTACATGAGCAGCGGAttgtctttcctcctgttttagCGTCACCCAAAAATGACTGTTTTTGCTCTCCCTTGATGAATTTGTACCAAGTGCATTTACTACCACTATCCATTCTTAACATTTGTATGAATTTATTTGATaagttttgaaattaaatgtgacCCTGACATTGAACTTGTGAATCtagctttgttttaattactgATTTGGCAATTGGAGCTACAAAATTTCTTATTCCGAACTATTCCTGAGAGTCCAGATGGTTTTATTTGATCAAATCTCCCAAACTACACTAGAATATTTAAATTTTGATA includes these proteins:
- the LOC139293950 gene encoding serine/threonine-protein phosphatase 4 regulatory subunit 3-like isoform X1, which encodes MSDTRRRVKVYTLNEDRQWDDRGTGHVSSTFVERLKGISLLVRAESDGSLLLESKISPNTAYQKQQDTLIVWSEADNYDLALSFQEKAGCDEIWEKICQVQGKDPALDITQDPIDESEEERFEEIPETSHLVELPPCELSRLEEIADLVTSVLSSPIRREKLALALMSEGYIKKLLGLFRVCEDLDNREGLHHLYEIVRGVLFLNKAALFEVMFSDDCIMDVVGCLEYDPALVQPKRHREFLTKTAKFKEVIPITDSELRQKIHQTYRVQYIQDIILPTPSLFEENFLSTLTSFIFFNKVEIVSMLQEDEKFLTEVFAQLTDEATEDSKRRELVNFVKEFCAFSQTLQPQNRDAFFKTLANLGILPALEIVMGMDDLQVRAAATDIFSYLVEFSPSMVREFVMQEPQQTDDDVLLINVVIKQMICDSDPELGGAVQLMGLLRTLIDPENMLASTNKTEKTEFLSFFYKYCMHVLTAPLLANTAHDKNSKDLQEGSTKINPVCPDNFQTAQLLALILELLTFCVEHHTYHIKTYIMNKDLLRRVLVLMNSKHTFLALCALRFMRRIIGLKDEYYNRYIIKGNLFEPVINALLDNGTRYNLLNSAIIELFEFIKVEDIKSLIAHIVDNFYKALESIEYVQTFKGLKGRYEQEKDRQSQRLNRYRRDARSLDEDEELWFNDDDDDDDGEAVEKSRMEDDFSDSYGKYMEAKKGKLLWYYCMYLVCFSPDRNSPLSLIFTASVTAGAANGANGANNNGKAAVIPPASPAVTPNNSSTSSVKTVALPATPVVKTALVGLVDYPDDEDEEEEDEEEEQAPRKRPRLSS
- the LOC139293950 gene encoding serine/threonine-protein phosphatase 4 regulatory subunit 3-like isoform X2; this translates as MSDTRRRVKVYTLNEDRQWDDRGTGHVSSTFVERLKGISLLVRAESDGSLLLESKISPNTAYQKQQDTLIVWSEADNYDLALSFQEKAGCDEIWEKICQVQGKDPALDITQDPIDESEEERFEEIPETSHLVELPPCELSRLEEIADLVTSVLSSPIRREKLALALMSEGYIKKLLGLFRVCEDLDNREGLHHLYEIVRGVLFLNKAALFEVMFSDDCIMDVVGCLEYDPALVQPKRHREFLTKTAKFKEVIPITDSELRQKIHQTYRVQYIQDIILPTPSLFEENFLSTLTSFIFFNKVEIVSMLQEDEKFLTEVFAQLTDEATEDSKRRELVNFVKEFCAFSQTLQPQNRDAFFKTLANLGILPALEIVMGMDDLQVRAAATDIFSYLVEFSPSMVREFVMQEPQQTDDDVLLINVVIKQMICDSDPELGGAVQLMGLLRTLIDPENMLASTNKTEKTEFLSFFYKYCMHVLTAPLLANTAHDKNSKDLQEGSTKINPVCPDNFQTAQLLALILELLTFCVEHHTYHIKTYIMNKDLLRRVLVLMNSKHTFLALCALRFMRRIIGLKDEYYNRYIIKGNLFEPVINALLDNGTRYNLLNSAIIELFEFIKVEDIKSLIAHIVDNFYKALESIEYVQTFKGLKGRYEQEKDRQSQRLNRYRRDARSLDEDEELWFNDDDDDDDGEAVEKSRMEDDFSDSYGKYMEAKKASVTAGAANGANGANNNGKAAVIPPASPAVTPNNSSTSSVKTVALPATPVVKTALVGLVDYPDDEDEEEEDEEEEQAPRKRPRLSS